Within the Scleropages formosus chromosome 8, fSclFor1.1, whole genome shotgun sequence genome, the region TACGGCGTGAGCCGTCTTTCGACCTTGGCTTGGACTACGTACGTGTGGTTAGCAGCGCGGTGGACTTTAAACCAGACCAGATTGTGTGTTGcctttgacatgtttttttttttttttttttttttattttcccccgaGGTGTTATGTGTATAGAATAGGGCCTAAATTAAATAcaagtacaaataaatattcattttgctgacttttTTGTCCAAAGACGCTAGTTTGAAACGGCTTAaaaatgatttaccaatttgtacagGCCAGGGAAGtagttttactgtttcaattcagggtgagtaggGCCAGGGGTGTTctaagtgaagtacctactggGATTTTAAATTTGGGTCCTTCAactccaaagtcagcagctggAATCCCTACTACACCTGCTGACCCAGGTTATGTATAATGTAGACAGTAATGAGATCTTTCATGctgatactgtatattttaatgcattttctacAGTAATGCTAAATAAAATCTACTTACTGTACTGGATTTAAGTGTactaaatacatgtaaatattgtttttctgaaGATTTGTGAATGGTAAATAACTTGTACACAATTACATGAAcaaaacttacaattattgtttttatattttgcaagtattcatttaacaaattaTCTCATTGATGgttctgttttaaatttataactAAGAAGAAACAAATTCATACATATACAGGGTAAGACTGATATGCTTTAGTTGATTGAGATATATCAGATTGTTTTACAGGTTTTAACTCAAGTAATAGGGACTGAATTGTATGCTAATGCATCAGCAGTCATGGAGATCATGGGTGAGAAGAAAGTACATTTCAGAACAGTATATTGCACTCAGACACTGTATATTGCATGTGATTGTAGTATGTGATGaatgttcattcatttcagaaaacagttaCCACTTAAgttgtattttatgtttatgaATGTATCTCAAAATGGATTTGCATTATGAATTATAAAATAACTATTATACAATATCTGTGGTGTTGCCCAGACATGCACAGTGAAGAAAGGAGATGGGCCACCTGAGCCTGGGTTGCTAACAGAGAGTGACACTAAGTCTAGTGACATGTCCAGAAATTATATTTAACTACAAAACATTggtcaaaacacatttttctcatgAAAGAAGTATAGATAGCCTTAGAAAAATGTGGCAGAGTAGATGGAACTCCTTCTGTTtaacaattcaatttatttttatagagctctcttgTCAtaaagtgacacagagcactgaacaagggcataaggcaaaaaaacaccacagacTAAGCTTGGTGGAGGTTTCATATCCACTGCTCTTTCTTTTTATGTTAAAGGGTGCCAGCACCATGAGCAGCTTTAGGGTGCGGCAGTACCAGGATGAAGACAGGGAGATGGTGAAGGAGATCTTTACACTGGGCATGAGCGAGCATATTCCCGCCTCCTTTGTGCACGTACTGAAGCAGCCACTAACCCAGATGGTGCTCATGTGTGTCTTTGGTGCCCTGCTGGCCAGCTCCAGGTCTTTCCTCTTGCCTGTGCTGGCAGTGACTCTGCTTTTGGCTGGGACTCGACAGGTGGTCAGCTACCTCTTCACCAGCTACATTGACACGTCCCTGAAGGATGACCTCAGCTCCATACAGGAGAActatttggagaaaagggacTCCTGCTTTTGGGTGGCAGAGAGTGAGGGACGGGTGGTTGCCATGGTAGCCTGCATGCCTGTTAAGGGCCAGCAGGGGTCCCTGGAGCTAAAGCGCATGTCTGTGCAGAGGAGCCACCGCAGCATGGGCATTGCCAAGGCACTCTGCAAGGTGGTGGCAGACTTCGCCCATGAGAGGGGCTACCAAACTGTCATCCTCTACACGTCTGTGGTCCAGACCGATGCCCAAAAGCTGTACGAACACATGTCTTTCAAGAAAATTAGACAGTTTGTAGTCCCCAGTCTGATTGGCAGACTCTCAAATTTCTCAATACTCGAATACCGGTTAGAGGTGCAAGAGAGTCCTGGCAGATAGAGTTGAGCCTTTAGAGATAATGGTGGTCACCTGAAATTGAATGTTTCTGGGTCTTAACCCATCACAGCATCAAACTTATAAGACCATActattgctgtcatttttcctttctttttgaaTTTTGTGTTACCATGTGTTGTCAAGTTAATCCAGTAGTGACATCCTATTAGAAACTGGCCAAATCACATACTCTTCAAAATGTGTCCTTTTTATGTCGATGTGGGATGTAACTGGGACTCCTGAAAGTTTTCAGAAGAATTTATGTGCAGCATCTATTCCAAACTTCTCATGTCAAAGTAGCAACAGCAGTCTTATCAGAAagttttaatattatttcagtgcaaacatgtttttgtaatttctttgtactgttttaaataaagctttaaaaacTCATGACAGTCCTTCTGGTAGtttatattaatgcatttatatttattt harbors:
- the LOC108935794 gene encoding probable N-acetyltransferase CML1, whose protein sequence is MSSFRVRQYQDEDREMVKEIFTLGMSEHIPASFVHVLKQPLTQMVLMCVFGALLASSRSFLLPVLAVTLLLAGTRQVVSYLFTSYIDTSLKDDLSSIQENYLEKRDSCFWVAESEGRVVAMVACMPVKGQQGSLELKRMSVQRSHRSMGIAKALCKVVADFAHERGYQTVILYTSVVQTDAQKLYEHMSFKKIRQFVVPSLIGRLSNFSILEYRLEVQESPGR